The following are from one region of the Camelus dromedarius isolate mCamDro1 chromosome 16, mCamDro1.pat, whole genome shotgun sequence genome:
- the ATP5MC1 gene encoding ATP synthase F(0) complex subunit C1, mitochondrial, translated as MQTTGALLIPPALIRSCTRGLIRPVSASFLSRPEIPSEQPSNSSIPLQVARREFQTSVVSRDIDTAAKFIGAGAATVGVAGSGAGIGTVFGSLIIGYARNPSLKQQLFSYAILGFALSEAMGLFCLMVAFLILFAM; from the exons ATGCAGACCACCGGGGCGCTACTCATTCCTCCTGCTCTG ATCCGCTCTTGTACCAGGGGTCTAATCAGGCCTGTGTCTGCCTCCTTCCTGAGTAGGCCAGAGATCCCATCTGAACAG CCTTCCAACAGCAGCATCCCGCTCCAGGTGGCCAGGCGGGAGTTCCAGACCAGTGTTGTCTCCCGGGACATTGACACAGCGGCCAAGTTTATTGGTGCTGGGGCCGCCACAGTTGGTGTGGCTGGTTCGGGGGCCGGCATTGGAACAGTGTTTGGCAGCTTGATCATTGGCTATGCCAG GAACCCGTCTCTGAAGCAGCAGCTCTTCTCCTATGCCATTCTGGGTTTTGCCCTGTCTGAGGCCATGGGACTCTTCTGTTTGATGGTTGCCTTCCTCATCCTTTTCGCCATGTGA